One Cellulomonas sp. WB94 genomic window, ATCCGCCCGCGGAGCAGCGATCTCTACGCTGCGCCTGCCTGAGCTGCAGGTGCTTGCCGCCCAGCTCGGCGTCGCGGGCACGTCCAAGATGCGCAAGAGCGACCTCATGGACGCGATCAAGATCAAGCGGGGCGGCGGGCACGCTGGGACCACCACGTCCGTCGAGCACGCCGACGCGCAGGCCGCGCCGCAGACCGAGCGCGCCGTCGCGCAGGCCGCGCCGCGGACCGAGCGCGTGCGGGCCGAGCGTGTGCGGGCCGAGCGCGTGGAGACCGAGCGCGTCGAGACCGGGCGCGTCGAGACGGAGCGGGCGCCGTCCGAGCGCAGCCAGTCCGAGCGTGCGGCGAGCGAGCCTGTGCAGACCGAGCGCGTGCAGCCCGAGCGGGCCCCCGACGTGCGTCTCGCGCCCGGGGAGACCCGCGACGACCGTGCCGCGCGCGCCCTCGACGCGATCGGGACCGTCGCCGCTGAGCGCCGCGGTTCGCGCCGATCGGGCCGGGGTGCGGGAGCGCCGCGCGGTGACGCGGGTACGGACATCGGCCTTCCGCCCCAGGTCGACGCGGCCGCGCGTCAGGACGGTGGCGAGCGGGCCGACGGATCCCAGCGTCAGGACGGCAGCGCGCGCCAGGACGGTGCGCGCCAGGACGGTGCGCGCCAGGACGGCGGGCAGCAGTCCGGGCAGCGACAGGCGCGCGACACCACGCAGAACCAGGGCGCCAACCAGGGCTCCGGCCAGGGTCAGGCCGGCGGACAGGGCCAGGCCCCGTTCGACGACACCGACGAGCGCGGCGGCCGCCGTCGTCGGTCCCGCGACCGGTACCGCGACCGCGAGCGTCCCAAGCGTGGGCGCGCCGTCACGCGTGGCCCGAGCGGCGACCTTGCCGGTTACGAGGAGATCGAGGTCAACGAGGACGACGTCCTGCTGCCCGTCGCCGGGATCCTCGACATCCACGACAACTACGGGTTCGTCCGCACGACCGGCTACCTGCCCGGACCGAGCGACGTGTACGTCTCTCTCGGCCAGGTCAAGAAGGCCGGCCTGCGTCGCGGCGACGCGATCACGGGCGCGGTGCGCCAGCAGCGCGAGGGGGAGCAGCTGCCCCAGAGCAGCGCGGCGCGGGCCAAGTTCAACGCGCTCGTCCGCCTCGACACGGTCAACGGCCTGCACCCGGACGAGGCGCGTGACCGCCCCGAGTTCGCCAAGCTGACGCCGCTCTACCCGCAGGAGCGGCTGCGGCTCGAGAACGAGCCGAACAAGATCTCGCCTCGCGTGATCGACATCGTGGCTCCGATCGGCAAGGGCCAGCGCGGTCTGATCGTGTCGCCGCCCAAGGCCGGCAAGACGATCATCATGCAGCAGATCGCCAACGCGATCACCGCGAACAACCCCGAGGTCCACCTCATGGTCGTGCTCGTCGACGAGCGCCCCGAAGAGGTCACGGACATGGAGCGGACGGTCAAGGGCGAGGTGATCGCCTCGACGTTCGACCGCCCCGCCTCCGACCACACAATCGTCGCCGAGCTGGCGATCGAGCGGGCCAAGCGTCTCGTCGAGCTCGGCCAGGACGTCGTCGTGCTGCTCGACTCCCTCACGCGCCTGTCGCGGGCCTACAACCTCGCGGCACCCGCATCGGGGCGCATCCTCTCCGGTGGTGTCGACGCCTCGGCGCTCTACCCGCCGAAGCGGTTCTTCGGGGCGGCGCGCAACATCGAGCACGGCGGGTCGCTCACGATCCTCGCCTCGGCGCTCGTGGAGACCGGGTCCAAGATGGACGAGGTCATCTTCGAGGAGTTCAAGGGCACCGGGAACATGGAGCTGCGGCTCTCCCGTTCGCTCGCGGACAAGCGCATCTTCCCGGCCGTGGACGTGAACGCATCGGGCACGCGCCGCGAGGAGATCCTCATGGCGCCCGACGAGCTGAAGATCGTCTGGACCCTGCGCCGCGTCATGGGCGCCTTGGACCAGCAGCAGGCCATCGAGCTGCTGCTCGACAAGCTCCGCAAGACGAAGTCCAACGCGGAGTTCCTGCTCCAGGTGCAGAAGACCACGCCCGGAGCGAACAACCAGCACGACTGAGCACGACGGGACCGGGCGGGGCGATCGGGAAGATTTCGACGCCCCGCACGGTTCTGGCACAATGATTCGTCGGTCCGCGGTTCACGTGAGCGGTTCTCGCTCGCGACCCGGGGACAACCCACCGAGGAGAGTTTCTGTGAAGAAGGACATCCACCCCGCGTACGTGGTGACCCAGGTCACCTGCACGTGCGGGAACACGTTCACCACGCGGTCGACCCAGAAGTCGGGCGAGATCCGTGCCGACGTCTGCAGCGCCTGCCACCCGTTCTACACGGGCAAGCAGAAGATCCTTGACACCGGTGGCCGTGTGGCCCGGTTCGAGGCGCGCTACGGCAAGAAGACGACCGCCGCCAGCTAGCAACTCGACAGCGCCGGTGCCCGGCGGACGGCTGCCCTCCATGGCAGCGTCCGCAGGGCGCCGGCGCTGTTCGCTTGTCTGCAGGCACCCGAAGCACCCCGCAGCACCTGGACCCTGGAGGTCCCCCGCATGAGCAACCCGTTCGCCGCGGCGGAGCCGTTGCTCGCCGAGCACGCCATGATCGAGAGCCAGCTGTCCGCTCCTGAGGTGCACGCCGACGCCGCGCGCGCACGCAAGCTCGGTCGCCGGTACGCCGAGCTGGGCCAGGTCGTCGCGGCCTACCGCACGTGGCGGGCTGCCTCCGACGACGTCGAGGACGCCACGGAGCTCGCCGAGGCCGACCCGGCGTTCGCCGCGGAGCTGCCGAGCTTGCAGGACGCCGCCGACCAGGCGGCCGAGCGGTTGCGACGCGTCCTGGTCCCGCGTGATCCCGACGACGGCCGCGACGTGATCCTCGAGATCAAGGCGGGGGAGGGCGGCGAGGAGTCGGCGCTGTTCGCCGGTGACCTGCTGCGCATGTACCTGCGGTATGCGGAGCGGCGGGGCTGGAGCACGGAGATCATCGAGTCGACCGGGTCCGACCTCGGCGGCTACAAGGACGTGCACGTCGCCGTGAAGTCGCGCGGCACGCTCGCCGATGCCGCGCAAGGTGTCTGGGCGAGCCTGAAGTACGAGGGTGGGGTCCACCGCGTGCAGCGGGTGCCCGTCACGGAGTCGCAGGGGCGCATCCACACGTCGGCCGCCGGCGTGCTCGTCCTGCCCGAGCCCGAGGACGACGCCGAGGTCGCCATCGACCAGAACGACCTGCGGATCGACGTGTACCGGTCGTCGGGACCCGGCGGGCAGTCGGTCAACACGACCGACTCGGCCGTCCGCATCACGCACCTGCCGACCGGCATCACGGTGTCGATGCAGAACGAGAAGTCCCAGCTGCAGAACCGGGAGCAGGGGATGCGCGTGCTTCGCG contains:
- the rho gene encoding transcription termination factor Rho codes for the protein MTDTIESTGNANTGGSARGAAISTLRLPELQVLAAQLGVAGTSKMRKSDLMDAIKIKRGGGHAGTTTSVEHADAQAAPQTERAVAQAAPRTERVRAERVRAERVETERVETGRVETERAPSERSQSERAASEPVQTERVQPERAPDVRLAPGETRDDRAARALDAIGTVAAERRGSRRSGRGAGAPRGDAGTDIGLPPQVDAAARQDGGERADGSQRQDGSARQDGARQDGARQDGGQQSGQRQARDTTQNQGANQGSGQGQAGGQGQAPFDDTDERGGRRRRSRDRYRDRERPKRGRAVTRGPSGDLAGYEEIEVNEDDVLLPVAGILDIHDNYGFVRTTGYLPGPSDVYVSLGQVKKAGLRRGDAITGAVRQQREGEQLPQSSAARAKFNALVRLDTVNGLHPDEARDRPEFAKLTPLYPQERLRLENEPNKISPRVIDIVAPIGKGQRGLIVSPPKAGKTIIMQQIANAITANNPEVHLMVVLVDERPEEVTDMERTVKGEVIASTFDRPASDHTIVAELAIERAKRLVELGQDVVVLLDSLTRLSRAYNLAAPASGRILSGGVDASALYPPKRFFGAARNIEHGGSLTILASALVETGSKMDEVIFEEFKGTGNMELRLSRSLADKRIFPAVDVNASGTRREEILMAPDELKIVWTLRRVMGALDQQQAIELLLDKLRKTKSNAEFLLQVQKTTPGANNQHD
- the rpmE gene encoding 50S ribosomal protein L31, whose protein sequence is MKKDIHPAYVVTQVTCTCGNTFTTRSTQKSGEIRADVCSACHPFYTGKQKILDTGGRVARFEARYGKKTTAAS
- the prfA gene encoding peptide chain release factor 1; the protein is MSNPFAAAEPLLAEHAMIESQLSAPEVHADAARARKLGRRYAELGQVVAAYRTWRAASDDVEDATELAEADPAFAAELPSLQDAADQAAERLRRVLVPRDPDDGRDVILEIKAGEGGEESALFAGDLLRMYLRYAERRGWSTEIIESTGSDLGGYKDVHVAVKSRGTLADAAQGVWASLKYEGGVHRVQRVPVTESQGRIHTSAAGVLVLPEPEDDAEVAIDQNDLRIDVYRSSGPGGQSVNTTDSAVRITHLPTGITVSMQNEKSQLQNREQGMRVLRARLLAARQEEAAAAASQARRSQVRTVDRSERIRTYNYPENRIADHRTGYKAYNLDAVLDGDLDPVVRSAIDADEAAQLAAANA